From the genome of Papaver somniferum cultivar HN1 chromosome 2, ASM357369v1, whole genome shotgun sequence, one region includes:
- the LOC113351996 gene encoding uncharacterized protein LOC113351996: MAWVNWTKVSLLKKNSGLGIKNLRLTNKSILPKWSWRYATQRSTPWRNIAQQKGMVNKNIALPADNITVQGNILRRNITRMVPEIQRFVTFKINDGKNIIFWFDHWTDRGSIKDMFPVIFKACKHKQATISEMIRDGSWQGNFKANLNQNEQMEWDILLRDLGHVPTLVDEDDDVHFVENVCPKSCYNATIIIFCG, from the coding sequence ATGGCTTGGGTGAACTGGACCAAGGTCAGTCTTTTGAAAAAGAACAGTGGGTTAGGTATTAAGAATCTAAGGTTAACTAATAAATCCATTCTTCCCAAATGGTCGTGGAGGTATGCGACGCAAAGAAGTACTCCGTGGAGAAACATTGCTCAACAGAAAGGTATGGTAAACAAAAACATTGCTTTGCCTGCTGACAATATCACTGTGCAAGGAAATATTTTAAGGAGGAACATCACAAGGATGGTGCCAGAAATTCAAAGATTTGTTACTTTTAAAATTAATGACGGTAAgaacatcatattttggtttgatcATTGGACTGATAGGGGAAGTATCAAGGACATGTTCCCTGTCATTTTCAAAGCCTGTAAACACAAACAAGCAACTATCTCGGAGATGATTAGAGACGGAAGTTGGCAGGGTAACTTCAAAGCAAATTTGAATCAGAATGAGCAAATGGAGTGGGATATCCTTCTTAGAGATTTAGGTCATGTTCCTACTTTAGTAGACGAGGATGATGATGTGCACTTCGTGGAGAATGTTTGCCCTAAATCTTGTTACAATGCAACTATAATCATCTTTTGTGGCTGA